In Edaphobacter paludis, a single window of DNA contains:
- the ald gene encoding alanine dehydrogenase produces the protein MIIGVPKEIKDHESRVGVTPAGVKALVEQGHKVLVEHDAGVLSAMPDDEYQAAGAEIVGSAHDVWRLSEMIVKVKEPVEKEYRHFREGLVLFTYLHLAPLTGLTDSLLASSVTGIAYETVRDRTGGLPLLTPMSEVAGRMSVQVGAAYLEKEHGGRGVLLGGVPGVAPGNVCIIGGGIVGTNAAKIALGMGAKVTLIDLNLNRLRELDDIFNGRVFTVASNSYNIERAVCEADLVIGGVLIPGAAAPKIVTRAMVEKMKRGAVIVDVAIDQGGCIETAHPTTHSNPSYEVNGVVHYCVTNMPAAVPNTSTLALTNATFPYVLKLARLGAKAAISEDKGIAEGVNTYNGVLTYAAVATAQNREWQPVTSLVS, from the coding sequence ATGATCATTGGCGTCCCAAAAGAGATAAAGGATCATGAGAGCCGTGTAGGTGTCACCCCCGCAGGCGTCAAGGCCTTGGTAGAGCAGGGGCATAAGGTTCTGGTCGAACACGATGCCGGTGTTCTCTCGGCCATGCCCGACGACGAATACCAGGCAGCGGGAGCCGAGATCGTCGGCTCGGCGCACGATGTCTGGCGGCTCTCCGAGATGATCGTCAAGGTAAAGGAACCAGTCGAAAAGGAGTACCGGCACTTCCGGGAAGGCCTTGTTCTGTTTACCTATCTCCACCTGGCGCCGCTTACCGGGCTCACTGACTCTTTGCTTGCGAGCAGCGTCACCGGCATTGCCTACGAGACCGTGCGTGACCGTACTGGTGGATTGCCGTTACTGACGCCCATGAGCGAGGTCGCCGGTCGCATGTCCGTGCAGGTCGGCGCTGCCTATCTTGAAAAAGAGCATGGCGGACGCGGAGTTTTGCTTGGCGGAGTTCCCGGCGTCGCTCCCGGCAACGTCTGCATCATCGGCGGCGGCATCGTCGGAACCAACGCCGCGAAGATCGCCCTCGGCATGGGCGCGAAGGTCACGCTGATCGACCTGAATCTCAACCGCCTGCGCGAGCTGGACGACATCTTCAATGGCCGCGTCTTCACCGTGGCCTCTAACAGCTACAACATCGAGCGCGCTGTCTGCGAGGCCGATCTGGTCATTGGCGGCGTTCTCATTCCCGGCGCGGCAGCGCCCAAGATCGTAACCCGCGCCATGGTGGAGAAGATGAAGAGGGGCGCGGTAATCGTCGACGTGGCCATCGACCAGGGTGGCTGCATCGAGACTGCTCATCCCACCACGCACAGCAACCCCTCGTACGAAGTCAATGGTGTCGTTCACTATTGCGTCACCAATATGCCTGCGGCGGTCCCAAATACCTCCACATTGGCGCTTACCAATGCGACGTTTCCCTACGTGCTGAAGCTGGCGCGTCTGGGCGCAAAGGCCGCCATCAGCGAAGACAAAGGAATCGCCGAGGGGGTCAATACTTACAACGGCGTCCTGACCTATGCTGCCGTGGCGACCGCCCAAAATCGCGAATGGCAGCCTGTAACATCGCTGGTGTCCTGA
- a CDS encoding rod shape-determining protein, giving the protein MSSNSFQMRYSRIHNMRSLFSLFSSDLAIDLGTANTLVYAHGKGIIVNEPSIIAVNKNTNEVEAVGKEAKEMLGRTPGNIVAIKPMKDGVIADFRHTEKMLNYFIQKAHNRKMMVHPRIVIGVPSEITQVEKRAVMDSAYRAKASEVHLVEQAMVAAIGAGLPITEPGGNMVVDIGGGTTDIAVISLAGIVYSRSVRMAGNQMDEAVMTYLKRKYNLLIGERTAEQIKISLGSAYPLDKPIEMEVKGRNLIEGVPKTITIEDSEIREALSESIATIINAIRVALERTPPELSADISDRGIVLTGGGALIKNLDKRIREETGLPVSIADDPLCSVVLGTGKMLSDFKLLRKISID; this is encoded by the coding sequence ATGTCTTCAAACAGCTTTCAGATGCGATATTCGCGCATACACAATATGCGGTCCCTCTTCAGCCTCTTTTCGAGCGATCTGGCCATCGATCTCGGCACGGCAAATACGCTGGTGTACGCACATGGCAAGGGCATCATCGTTAACGAGCCATCGATCATTGCAGTGAACAAGAACACCAACGAAGTCGAAGCCGTCGGCAAGGAAGCCAAGGAGATGCTTGGCCGCACTCCCGGCAACATCGTCGCCATAAAGCCCATGAAGGACGGCGTCATCGCCGACTTCCGCCACACCGAGAAGATGCTGAACTACTTCATCCAGAAGGCACACAACCGCAAGATGATGGTGCATCCCCGCATCGTCATCGGCGTCCCCAGCGAGATTACGCAGGTGGAAAAGCGCGCCGTCATGGACTCGGCTTACCGGGCTAAGGCGAGCGAGGTGCACCTGGTGGAGCAGGCCATGGTCGCCGCCATCGGCGCCGGTCTTCCCATTACAGAGCCAGGCGGCAACATGGTCGTCGACATCGGCGGCGGGACTACGGACATTGCAGTGATTTCTCTGGCAGGCATCGTCTATTCGCGCTCGGTGCGCATGGCCGGCAACCAGATGGACGAGGCCGTCATGACCTACCTCAAGCGGAAATACAACCTGCTGATCGGCGAGCGCACCGCCGAACAGATCAAGATTTCGCTGGGCTCGGCCTATCCCCTCGACAAGCCCATTGAGATGGAGGTCAAGGGCCGCAACCTCATCGAGGGCGTTCCCAAGACCATCACCATTGAGGACTCCGAGATTCGCGAGGCGCTCAGCGAATCCATCGCGACCATCATCAACGCAATTCGCGTGGCTCTGGAGCGGACTCCGCCCGAGTTGTCGGCAGATATCTCGGACCGCGGCATCGTCCTGACCGGCGGCGGCGCGCTCATCAAAAATCTCGACAAGCGAATTCGAGAGGAAACCGGTTTGCCGGTTTCCATTGCCGATGATCCGCTGTGCTCGGTCGTTCTTGGCACCGGAAAGATGCTCTCCGACTTCAAGCTGCTGCGGAAGATCTCGATCGACTGA
- a CDS encoding hemolysin family protein — MSPLYFLIFAVLLAILTLAAYVDRVYSEMGKFLAREYQDNIDVWEEFVEPKLGLGRESIALSASVLRQLSVAAIALLTGLRLYTHTALLPLVARSPSGSEIALAIFEIILLILIFDRLLPQILFTRTRGLWIARIRYLLQALFYLILPVTLLLGLLLSIAALAEPEDAEEEEHPSEAMDALLEAGEEEGILEESDRELVRSVVEFGDKVVHEVMTPRPEIFAVPGSMSLERFTEQIGQHVFSRVPVYSNSLDNITGIIFAHDLLQIPDSEASTRSVAQLQRPAVFVPETKKVAELLREMQREKQHMSIVIDEYGGVAGLVTIEDLIEAIVGEIADEHDEPEADDTPIREPDGSYIVSGSFELSRLRDLFADQFEPSTQPAEDLESADAEDVPARDTRDTKDDPTALRLPEHYESTTLGGLVSEMAGHIPLPGEVIEEDGLRLEVLASTDRRIDRIRVSLISQISGR; from the coding sequence ATGAGCCCTCTCTACTTTCTTATCTTCGCGGTGCTGCTGGCCATCCTGACGCTGGCGGCGTATGTCGATCGCGTCTACTCGGAGATGGGCAAATTTCTCGCCCGCGAGTATCAGGACAATATTGACGTCTGGGAGGAGTTCGTCGAGCCGAAGCTCGGCCTTGGCCGCGAGTCCATTGCGCTCTCGGCGTCCGTTCTGCGCCAGCTCAGCGTGGCTGCGATTGCGCTGCTGACCGGCCTGAGGCTCTACACGCACACGGCGCTGCTGCCATTGGTGGCGCGTAGCCCCAGCGGATCTGAGATAGCGCTGGCGATCTTCGAGATCATTCTGCTGATCCTCATCTTCGACCGCCTGTTGCCCCAGATCCTCTTCACCCGCACGCGCGGTTTGTGGATCGCCCGCATCCGGTATCTCTTGCAGGCGCTCTTCTATCTCATCCTTCCGGTTACGCTGCTGCTTGGCCTGCTGCTCTCGATTGCGGCGCTGGCGGAGCCGGAGGATGCAGAAGAAGAGGAGCATCCGTCAGAGGCGATGGACGCGCTGCTCGAAGCAGGCGAGGAAGAGGGCATTCTCGAAGAGTCCGACCGCGAACTGGTGAGGTCGGTGGTCGAGTTCGGCGATAAGGTGGTGCATGAGGTGATGACGCCGCGCCCGGAGATCTTCGCCGTGCCCGGCAGCATGAGCCTGGAGCGCTTCACGGAGCAGATTGGGCAGCACGTCTTCTCGCGGGTACCGGTGTATTCGAACTCGCTCGATAACATCACAGGAATCATCTTCGCCCACGACCTGCTACAGATTCCCGACAGCGAAGCCAGCACACGGAGCGTGGCCCAGTTGCAGCGGCCTGCCGTCTTTGTGCCGGAGACCAAGAAGGTCGCCGAACTGCTGCGCGAGATGCAGCGTGAAAAACAGCACATGAGCATCGTCATCGACGAGTACGGCGGGGTTGCGGGGCTGGTCACGATCGAAGACCTGATCGAGGCCATCGTTGGCGAGATTGCCGATGAGCATGATGAGCCTGAGGCGGACGACACGCCCATCCGCGAGCCGGATGGCTCCTACATCGTCTCGGGTAGTTTTGAGCTATCGCGGCTGCGCGATCTCTTTGCCGATCAGTTCGAGCCATCGACGCAGCCTGCTGAAGACCTCGAGTCGGCAGACGCCGAAGATGTTCCTGCGCGCGACACCCGCGACACGAAGGATGACCCGACCGCTCTTCGCCTGCCGGAGCATTATGAATCCACGACGCTTGGTGGCCTGGTCTCGGAGATGGCGGGGCATATTCCGCTACCGGGAGAGGTGATCGAAGAGGATGGCCTCCGTCTGGAAGTGCTGGCCAGCACTGACCGCCGCATCGACCGCATCCGCGTCAGCCTTATCTCCCAGATTTCTGGCAGATGA
- the ybeY gene encoding rRNA maturation RNase YbeY: MINIDYPTTTELSKSGLSRFFNRASEAVGLRGDVDVLLADDATLRRLNKTFRGKNKATDVLSFPAAENPYGHAGDLAISLDTAARQAAAFGHTLRDEVRILLLHGLLHLSGLDHEVDNGEMAARERELRRELRLPVTLIERVAATKPGAKGRRSA; the protein is encoded by the coding sequence ATGATCAATATCGACTATCCCACGACTACTGAGCTTTCGAAGTCCGGTCTGTCGCGCTTCTTCAATCGCGCCAGCGAGGCAGTGGGCCTGCGCGGTGATGTCGATGTTCTGCTGGCTGACGACGCTACCCTGCGTCGTCTGAACAAGACCTTTCGTGGCAAGAACAAGGCCACGGATGTGCTGAGCTTTCCCGCAGCCGAAAATCCGTATGGCCATGCCGGCGATCTGGCGATCTCGCTCGACACTGCGGCACGGCAAGCTGCGGCGTTCGGACACACGCTGCGTGATGAGGTCCGCATTCTTCTTCTGCATGGACTGTTGCATCTCTCCGGTCTGGACCACGAAGTCGACAACGGCGAGATGGCCGCACGAGAGAGGGAATTGAGGCGGGAGCTGCGGCTGCCCGTCACTCTGATTGAGCGCGTGGCCGCAACGAAACCTGGGGCGAAAGGCAGGAGGAGCGCATGA
- a CDS encoding glycoside hydrolase family 16 protein: MINIEPPNTVSLVAAALSKKKFGSMRFLRRAALGCVVLLIAGAGMAQAPVSSTDSAKSKPEWKLSWSDEFNGANGSAPAAAKWSFETGGSGNGNNELETYTKRPVNVQQNDGNLVITARKEDFTGADGIARPYTSGRIRTKGLFSQAYGRFEASIKLPLGKGIWPAFWLLGNDIDSVGWPKGGEIDIMENIGEPSTIYSTLHGPGYSGAHGISAKFALSTGEAVNTGFHLYSVEWAPKDIKFFLDNKLIAERTPADLPPGTAWVYDHPFFIILNVAVGGYWPGNPDATTTFPQKMLVDYVRVYSRTGTSAEGKQTR; encoded by the coding sequence ATGATCAACATCGAACCCCCAAATACAGTCTCCCTCGTCGCCGCCGCGCTCTCGAAGAAGAAGTTCGGCTCCATGCGATTCCTGCGCCGTGCTGCCCTTGGCTGCGTGGTGCTGTTGATCGCCGGCGCCGGCATGGCACAGGCTCCTGTCTCCTCTACTGACTCAGCAAAATCGAAACCGGAATGGAAACTCTCATGGAGCGACGAGTTCAACGGTGCGAATGGCTCTGCTCCCGCCGCGGCGAAGTGGTCGTTTGAGACTGGCGGAAGCGGCAACGGCAATAACGAACTGGAGACTTACACCAAGCGCCCGGTCAACGTGCAACAGAACGACGGCAACCTTGTCATCACCGCGAGAAAAGAGGATTTCACCGGTGCCGACGGGATCGCGCGGCCCTATACCTCTGGACGTATTCGGACGAAGGGGTTGTTCTCGCAGGCCTATGGGCGCTTCGAGGCAAGTATCAAGCTGCCGCTGGGGAAGGGAATCTGGCCTGCCTTCTGGTTGCTGGGCAACGATATCGACTCTGTCGGCTGGCCAAAGGGCGGCGAGATCGACATTATGGAGAACATCGGCGAGCCTTCCACCATCTACAGCACCTTGCATGGGCCGGGCTATAGCGGTGCGCACGGCATCTCGGCGAAGTTTGCTCTGTCGACTGGCGAGGCCGTCAATACCGGCTTCCACCTTTACTCGGTGGAGTGGGCGCCGAAAGACATCAAGTTTTTTCTCGATAACAAACTTATCGCCGAGCGTACCCCAGCCGATCTTCCGCCGGGAACGGCGTGGGTCTACGATCATCCATTCTTCATCATCCTGAACGTCGCGGTGGGCGGATACTGGCCGGGAAACCCTGATGCAACCACGACCTTTCCGCAGAAGATGCTGGTTGACTATGTCCGCGTCTATAGCAGGACGGGGACCAGTGCGGAAGGAAAACAGACGAGATGA
- a CDS encoding PhoH family protein encodes MMKKSLEITPGIEPLYGTRDENLRLLEDGLHVTIDLRSDAIQITGDAVSIDRVERIFLDFDSLRKSGINPSNGELNGMLKLVIADPAVTLRSLVDSSKQRSAGVKRMVQPRSPNQRKYVEAIEQCDMTFGLGPAGTGKTYLAVAMAVSVLMSKKVSRIVLVRPAVEAGERLGFLPGSLQEKVDPYLRPLYDALYDLLDPLKVDKLLESNVIEVAPLAFMRGRTLNDAFIIMDEAQNTTMEQMKMFLTRMGNNSKAVITGDLTQTDLPNPKKSGLLEALHVLDGVEGIRFCHFEDVDVVRHQLVQRIVRAYDSYGRAQQQLPLPIGDAALTESTVPPTISAQPIAKPQ; translated from the coding sequence TTGATGAAAAAATCCCTGGAAATCACTCCCGGCATTGAGCCCCTTTATGGGACCCGCGACGAAAACCTCAGGCTGCTCGAAGATGGTCTTCATGTCACGATTGACCTTCGCTCTGACGCCATCCAGATAACCGGGGACGCTGTCAGTATCGATCGGGTCGAACGGATTTTCTTGGATTTTGATTCTCTCCGCAAATCGGGCATTAACCCTTCGAACGGCGAACTGAATGGCATGTTGAAGCTGGTCATTGCCGATCCGGCGGTTACATTGCGTTCGCTGGTCGACTCCAGCAAGCAGCGGTCTGCCGGCGTGAAACGGATGGTGCAGCCGCGCTCTCCGAATCAGCGGAAGTATGTCGAGGCCATCGAGCAGTGCGACATGACCTTTGGCCTGGGGCCCGCCGGTACGGGTAAGACGTACCTTGCGGTCGCGATGGCCGTCTCTGTGCTAATGTCGAAAAAAGTCAGCCGCATCGTTCTTGTTCGTCCTGCGGTGGAGGCCGGAGAGCGGCTGGGATTTCTTCCCGGCTCGTTGCAGGAAAAGGTCGATCCTTATCTGCGGCCGTTGTATGACGCGCTGTATGACCTGCTCGATCCGCTGAAGGTAGACAAGCTATTGGAGAGCAATGTCATCGAGGTCGCTCCGCTGGCCTTCATGCGTGGCCGCACGCTTAACGACGCTTTCATCATCATGGACGAGGCGCAGAACACGACCATGGAGCAGATGAAGATGTTCCTCACGCGTATGGGGAACAACTCGAAAGCTGTCATCACCGGCGACTTGACCCAGACCGACCTGCCGAATCCGAAGAAATCGGGGTTGCTGGAAGCGCTGCATGTTCTGGATGGCGTGGAGGGCATCCGCTTCTGCCACTTCGAGGATGTCGATGTGGTGCGGCACCAGCTTGTGCAGCGCATCGTTCGCGCCTACGACAGTTATGGCCGCGCGCAACAGCAACTGCCGTTACCTATCGGCGACGCCGCTCTCACAGAATCTACGGTTCCTCCGACAATCTCGGCCCAGCCTATAGCTAAGCCACAGTAG
- the rpsT gene encoding 30S ribosomal protein S20, translating into MANHVSSLKRARQTETKTTINRANKSKLRGTLRTLREAIAKGDAKTIGDVYRSTVSVLDKSVQKGVLHKNTASRYKSRLNARVKAVATAKAA; encoded by the coding sequence ATGGCAAATCATGTTTCCTCGTTGAAGCGCGCACGTCAGACCGAAACCAAGACCACGATCAACCGCGCCAACAAGAGCAAGTTGCGTGGCACCCTGCGCACCCTGCGCGAGGCCATCGCCAAGGGCGACGCCAAGACAATCGGCGATGTCTACCGCTCGACCGTTTCTGTGCTCGACAAGAGCGTCCAGAAGGGTGTCCTGCATAAGAATACCGCCAGCCGCTACAAGAGCCGCCTCAACGCTCGCGTCAAGGCAGTTGCGACCGCCAAGGCTGCCTAA
- a CDS encoding M13 family metallopeptidase translates to MLHGSKTNLSRKPNLKAAFAVIAAITCTAGFAQQPAPAPAASPAAKIYVPIPGFDTTSIDASVNPCDDFYKFACGKFAANHPIPPDQDGVDGFYALYNVNTQRLSNILTKAATGGASRSPEEQKIGDYYKACMDTAAIDAKGLGPVQPLLDEIDAITAKAQLPALIGKLQRMGIDVFFGYGEQQDLKDATKQIAVIAQDGLGLPEKDYYLRTGAKDESIRQQYVDHVARMLTLAGSTPEQAQKDAASIMAFETALAKGSMSVTEMRDPEKTYHLQPIATFEASIHGINFGAFEEAIDSPRVSEINNSTPQFFPVLLQQLHSNDLETLKAYMRYHLLTAVAGRLPSQFDQENFDFYGRKLRGQPEQAPRWKRCSSSVDAALGEALGKVYVQHYFAGDSKARTLQMVDDIEAAMSNDIDQISWMSPETKTRAKQKLHLVANKIGYPEKWRDYSKLVVKPDDALGNSLRANGFENDRELNKIGKPVDPLEWQMTPPTVNAYYDPSMNNINFPAGILQPAFYDSKEDDAVNYGHIGAVIGHELTHGFDDQGRKFDGKGNLTDWWTPEDAKNFESRTDCLDNEYSSFTAVDDVKVNGKLTLGENTADNGGLVLAYMAYLERAKKEGVDLQAKKDGYTSPQRFYIAYAQNWCENSRPENVRAQVLSDPHSPDHFRANGAIVNQPGFAEAFGCKKGSPMVPVNSCRVW, encoded by the coding sequence ATGTTGCATGGATCGAAGACGAACCTCAGCCGTAAGCCGAACCTTAAGGCAGCCTTTGCTGTCATCGCGGCAATCACATGCACCGCCGGATTCGCCCAGCAACCCGCGCCCGCGCCGGCAGCCAGTCCAGCTGCCAAGATCTACGTTCCCATTCCCGGCTTCGATACCACCTCCATCGATGCCAGCGTCAATCCCTGCGATGACTTCTACAAGTTTGCCTGTGGAAAGTTCGCAGCCAACCATCCCATTCCACCAGATCAGGATGGCGTCGATGGCTTCTACGCCCTCTACAACGTCAACACCCAGCGCCTGAGCAACATCCTCACCAAGGCCGCGACTGGCGGAGCGTCGCGCTCGCCCGAGGAGCAGAAGATCGGTGACTACTATAAGGCTTGCATGGATACCGCCGCCATCGACGCCAAGGGACTCGGCCCGGTCCAGCCTCTGCTTGACGAAATCGACGCTATCACCGCCAAGGCACAGCTTCCCGCACTCATCGGCAAACTTCAGCGCATGGGCATCGATGTCTTCTTCGGTTATGGCGAGCAGCAAGACCTCAAAGACGCCACCAAACAGATCGCCGTCATCGCGCAGGATGGCCTCGGCCTCCCTGAAAAGGACTACTACCTCCGCACCGGCGCAAAGGACGAGTCCATCCGTCAGCAGTACGTCGACCACGTCGCCAGGATGTTGACCCTCGCGGGCAGCACGCCGGAACAGGCGCAAAAAGACGCGGCCTCGATCATGGCGTTCGAGACCGCGCTGGCCAAAGGCTCCATGAGCGTAACCGAGATGCGCGACCCCGAGAAGACCTATCATCTTCAACCCATCGCAACCTTCGAGGCCAGCATTCACGGCATCAACTTCGGCGCGTTCGAAGAAGCCATCGACTCTCCGCGGGTCAGCGAGATCAACAACTCCACCCCGCAGTTCTTCCCCGTTCTGCTGCAACAGCTTCATTCCAACGATCTGGAAACGCTTAAGGCGTACATGCGCTATCACCTGCTCACCGCAGTCGCCGGACGGCTCCCCAGCCAATTCGACCAGGAGAACTTCGACTTCTATGGCCGCAAGCTGCGCGGGCAGCCCGAGCAGGCCCCGCGCTGGAAGCGCTGCTCCAGCTCCGTCGATGCCGCCCTTGGCGAGGCTCTCGGCAAGGTCTACGTCCAGCACTACTTCGCCGGCGACAGCAAAGCCCGTACGCTCCAGATGGTTGATGACATCGAGGCCGCCATGTCCAACGACATCGACCAGATCAGCTGGATGTCCCCCGAAACCAAGACTCGTGCCAAGCAGAAGCTGCACCTCGTAGCCAACAAAATCGGCTACCCGGAAAAGTGGCGCGACTACAGCAAGCTCGTGGTCAAACCCGACGACGCCCTTGGCAACTCGCTCCGTGCAAACGGATTTGAAAACGACCGCGAACTCAACAAGATCGGCAAGCCTGTCGATCCGCTGGAGTGGCAGATGACGCCTCCCACCGTCAACGCCTACTACGATCCCAGCATGAACAACATCAACTTCCCCGCCGGTATTCTTCAACCTGCCTTCTACGATTCCAAAGAAGACGACGCCGTCAACTACGGCCACATCGGCGCCGTCATCGGCCACGAGCTGACCCACGGCTTCGACGACCAGGGCCGCAAGTTCGACGGCAAGGGCAATCTCACCGACTGGTGGACACCAGAGGACGCGAAGAACTTCGAGTCCCGCACCGACTGTCTCGACAATGAGTACAGCAGCTTCACCGCCGTCGATGATGTGAAGGTAAACGGCAAGCTGACCCTCGGCGAAAACACGGCCGACAATGGCGGCCTGGTGCTCGCCTACATGGCCTATCTCGAACGCGCGAAGAAGGAGGGCGTCGATCTTCAGGCAAAGAAGGACGGCTACACCTCACCGCAACGCTTCTACATTGCGTACGCACAGAACTGGTGCGAGAACTCACGCCCGGAGAACGTCCGCGCGCAAGTCCTCAGCGACCCCCACTCGCCCGACCACTTCCGTGCTAACGGAGCCATCGTCAACCAGCCCGGCTTCGCTGAAGCCTTCGGCTGCAAAAAAGGCTCGCCCATGGTTCCGGTCAACAGCTGCCGGGTCTGGTAA